From the Maniola jurtina chromosome Z, ilManJurt1.1, whole genome shotgun sequence genome, one window contains:
- the LOC123880525 gene encoding uncharacterized protein LOC123880525 — MFGQQQSPAQPSPADHKAAAQLSRIAPEKQDGLAAVTISSRIPEFWMDKPKLWFAQFEATIYGQKLGDAAKQNLVVTKLTKGAIEQISDLILEPPENNKYGALKERLLQVFEETKERQFRQLLSEMELGSQKPSQLLRRMKDLAKGKIAEESLRMLWIGHLPSSVRAVLAVTDVDLNALAVVADKIMETTKPIEISEIQSDNAQKPDLATQVAKLTLKVEAMERGRAGRRDGSYRRMSSAARFRDRTPRSRSKSRSRKSPEWLCFYHFKFGAKANKCIDPCNWKKNTPDN, encoded by the coding sequence ATGTTCGGACAGCAGCAGTCCCCAGCCCAGCCCAGCCCTGCTGACCACAAAGCAGCGGCGCAACTAAGCCGAATTGCCCCGGAAAAACAGGATGGATTGGCAGCTGTGACGATATCCTCAAGGATCCCTGAGTTTTGGATGGATAAGCCAAAATTGTGGTTTGCGCAATTCGAAGCCACTATATATGGTCAGAAATTGGGGGACGCGGCGAAACAAAATTTAGTGGTTACAAAGCTCACTAAAGGTGCCATTGAACAGATCAGTGATTTGATTTTAGAACCGCCGGAAAACAATAAATACGGAGCACTCAAGGAGCGTCTGCTCCAGGTTTTTGAAGAAACCAAAGAGCGCCAATTCCGACAACTACTTAGTGAAATGGAACTGGGCTCACAAAAACCATCTCAGCTGTTACGGAGGATGAAAGACTTAGCCAAAGGAAAGATAGCCGAAGAATCACTGCGAATGCTGTGGATCGGACATTTGCCGTCATCCGTTAGGGCTGTGCTAGCGGTTACCGACGTTGATCTCAATGCGCTTGCGGTGGTGGCTgacaaaattatggagacaacAAAACCGATTGAAATAAGTGAGATCCAATCGGATAACGCCCAGAAACCGGACCTGGCGACACAGGTGGCAAAGCTTACTCTCAAGGTAGAGGCAATGGAACGAGGCCGCGCAGGACGGCGCGACGGGAGTTATCGTCGCATGTCATCAGCAGCAAGGTTCCGCGACCGGACCCCCCGTAGCAGGTCGAAAAGTAGATCACGTAAAAGCCCTGAATGGCTGTGCTTTTACCATTTCAAATTCGGAGCAAAAGCTAATAAGTGCATAGATCCATGTAATTGGAAGAAAAACACGCCGGATAACTAG
- the LOC123880702 gene encoding piggyBac transposable element-derived protein 4-like, giving the protein MDLDNSQPTTSNARPLVVAFTVERNAEGALNVLDSTLLARSESGRLHRWDPEFLETQDENIEVIDQRDEEEFIDFETPTAEALPTNSASEDEDEDEAELEELRQIFNASEDEEAVEEEAEAEEYAWTADFNMFRGQREVFSETPGPKIEGTGPMELFLQIWDQPIMDTIVEETNRYARQELEKAAEVGIGPKSRWNKWIETSVAEIYRLISVMVLMGLCVRGRVDEYWLSGVTRMPKKELMTLDRFWLMMRFLHFFNNEYSSPRDHPDRKLEKIAKLLNHLNRKFSEIYTPSQEISIDESLLLWKGHLNWVQCIRSKAARFGLKSYELCEALTGYCVKFFFYTGKGLVSPEPVLGFTSATAKIVINLMQGFLGKGYTLFMDNFYNSVKLCRFLKLHKTDVVGTLNRRRTDTPQAIKDVNERHMARGELVSRHCGDVTVLAWKDVKLVTTRSACWPRLFKARISAHLQ; this is encoded by the exons atggATCTGGATAATAGCCAACCAACAACATCAAACGCCAGGCCACTTGTGGTAGCCTTCACGGTTGAGCGGAATGCGGAGGGGGCGCTGAACGTGCTGGACAGCACACTATTGGCTAGGAGCGAGTCTGGGCGGCTTCAT AGATGGGATCCTGAGTTCCTAGAGACACAAGATGAAAACATTGAAGTCATCGATCAACGT GATGAAGAAGAATTCATAGACTTTGAGACCCCGACTGCCGAAGCCCTTCCGACAAACTCGGCAAGTGAGGATGAGGACGAGGACGAGGCCGAGTTGGAGGAGCTTCGGCAGATTTTCAATGCTTCCGAAGACGAAGAAGCGGTCGAAGAGGAAGCGGAAGCGGAAGAATACGCATGGACCGCAGATTTTAATATGTTCCGCGGGCAGCGGGAAGTGTTTTCCGAAACACCTGGTCCCAAGATTGAAGGAACGGGTCCAATGGAGCTGTTCCTTCAAATTTGGGACCAACCCATAATGGACACAATAGTAGAGGAGACAAACAGATATGCCAGGCAGGAACTTGAAAAGGCTGCGGAAGTAGGCATCGGCCCAAAAAGCCGATGGAACAAGTGGATCGAAACGTCTGTCGCGGAAATTTATCGCTTGATTTCTGTGATGGTTTTAATGGGCCTTTGCGTAAGAGGTAGGGTCGATGAATATTGGCTTTCAGGGGTTACAAGAATGCCCAAAAAGGAGCTCATGACTCTGGACCGATTTTGGCTCATGATGAGatttttacactttttcaaCAATGAATACTCATCGCCGCGCGACCACCCCGATCGCAAATTAGAAAAAATAGCAAAGCTGCTGAACCATTTAAACCGTAAATTTTCTGAAATATATACCCCGAGCCAAGAAATATCCATTGACGAATCCCTCCTCTTATGGAAAGGACATCTAAATTGGGTACAGTGCATCCGTTCTAAAGCGGCTCGGTTTGGTCTAAAATCCTATGAGCTGTGCGAGGCCTTAACGGGGTACTgtgtaaaattctttttttatacaggaaaaGGTCTCGTCAGCCCAGAACCTGTATTAGGTTTTACCAGCGCCACTGCAAAAATTGTCATAAATCTCATGCAAGGCTTTCTGGGGAAGGGTTACACCCTTTTTATGGACAATTTTTATAATTCAGTGAAGCtgtgtaggtttttaaaactacacaaaaCGGACGTAGTCGGGACTTTGAACAGGCGCAGGACTGATACGCCTCAAGCAATCAAAGATGTGAACGAGCGGCATATGGCAAGGGGGGAGTTGGTGAGCCGACATTGCGGTGACGTTACAGTTTTAGCGTGGAAAGACGTAAAACTAGTCACCACCAGGTCGGCTTGCTGGCCAAGATTGTTCAAAGCCCGTATTAGTGCACACCTACAATAA